TCACGGCCGTGCCGGCGTCCGCATTCGTGCACGGCCAGCCGGTCGCGCACTTCTCGCAGCACGTCGATCCGCAGCAATGGCGCAACGCACACGTGATGCCGGGTACGCCGGGCATTGCGCCGGTGCGCCAGAGCTTTACCGGTGCACTGCGCACAGCCAGCTACCGCCCGCCGGCGGCGCTCGGACAGCACTCGTTCGTCGCAACGCGCAATCCGGCCGTGCCGGCTGCGTATCGCGACCAGGCGGCCGCGCATCTCGCACGGCAAGGCGGCCAGGTTCCGGGCGCGGGCGCGCCTGTCGTAAAGACGAATGTACCGGCCGACTACAGGGCTCGCCCGGTCCGCGTTCCGGGCAATCCGAACGGCGGTGCCTGGGCGATGCGCAACGTGCAGCTGGTCAATCCGCACGGCCCCGTCGTGCAACCGGCGCGCGCGCCGCGCGAAGGCGAGCCGGCCCCGGCGCAGACCGCACGGCCGGGTGCGCCGATGCCGGCCGTGCCGAATATCGCGCGGCCGATGAACGGCCAGGCACCCGACGCATCGCGCTTCGCCAACGGCGCCGCACCGCAGGTGCCGCCGCCGGGCACGCAGGCTCCGCATGCGGCATTGAGTCCCGGAAATGGCGTTCCGCACCCGCCGATGGCCGGCAACGAGCCGCCCGCGCACGACAACCCGCACGCTGCCGCGGCGCCAGCGCCAGCCTGGATGCAGCCGCACACGCCGATGGACCGTCAGCACCCGACGCCGCCGTCCGCGCTGCACGCTGCAGGACAGAACGCGCTGCCGCCCGTGCGCAGCGCGGCGCTGGCCCCGCATCAGGAGGGCGCGCCGGGTACGCCACCCGACGGGCGGCAGGAAACGCCGCGCGCGTTGCCGCAACCGCGACTCGACACGACCGCGCAGATTCCGCAGCCGCGGCCGCGCCCGGATTTGCCGACACCGGCCCAGCAGGCACAACCGCGGCCGGACCGGACAGCCCCGGCGCCGCAACCGCGCCCCGAATTCGCGCAACCGGCACCGCGCCGCGAAGTCGCGCCGCCGCGCGCGAACGAGTACCACCCGCCTGCGCCCGCCGTACATGAAATGCCGCGACCGCAGCCGCCGGCGCCGCGTATGGAGCCGCGGCCGTCGATGCCCGCGCCGCACATGGAACCGCGGCCACAACCGGCACCGCACGTGGAACAGCGGCCGCAACCGGCACCGCATATGGAGCCGCGCCCGCAACCGGCACCGCACGTGGAAGCGCCGCACCCGAGCAACCCGCCGCCCGGCGGCCACGACGAGCGGCGCCACCAGTAACCGTCGCCCGCCGCAACAGAAAGGCCCGACCGGCTTGTGCCGGTCGGGCCTTCTTCATTACGCAGCGTGCGGTTCGCGTGCCGCGCAGCCGGAACCTGATGCTCAGACCGCCATCGGCGCGGTCAGCGGCTCATGGTGCCGGTAGCCGACGAGCGAAAAATCGGACGGCTCGATCTGCTCGAGCCATT
This window of the Burkholderia cepacia GG4 genome carries:
- a CDS encoding DUF6600 domain-containing protein; its protein translation is MASLFTLKRTARCTLLTFAALATLPPAFAQSTAAPPYAAAARQPGGDPPSRVARLNYLSGAVTTEPAGSDTWSYAAVNRPLTTGDQLWNDAGARSELHIGSTAVRLGDSTSLSVLNLDDTTTQLKVGLGTVSTHVRALPPGGSYEIDTPNLALGIAGPGDYRVDVAPNGESTTVTVRSGSATVYGSNGQYPLSPGQQVVFTGTDLQVAQQSAAPDPDALDQWAGSRDAAEQRSVSARYVSRDIPGYQDLDANGTWRETPNYGSVWVPNDTPADWAPYHDGHWIWQAPWGWTWVDDAPWGFAPYHYGRWAYVDDSWAWVPGPMVVSQPPVYAPALVAFVGGGGGPDWSVALTVGGVAAAGCAWFALGPGEAWHPGWGGWSPHYYDRVNRNIVVNNVRVNNTVNVTNITNITNINKTYVNFRAPHAITAVPASAFVHGQPVAHFSQHVDPQQWRNAHVMPGTPGIAPVRQSFTGALRTASYRPPAALGQHSFVATRNPAVPAAYRDQAAAHLARQGGQVPGAGAPVVKTNVPADYRARPVRVPGNPNGGAWAMRNVQLVNPHGPVVQPARAPREGEPAPAQTARPGAPMPAVPNIARPMNGQAPDASRFANGAAPQVPPPGTQAPHAALSPGNGVPHPPMAGNEPPAHDNPHAAAAPAPAWMQPHTPMDRQHPTPPSALHAAGQNALPPVRSAALAPHQEGAPGTPPDGRQETPRALPQPRLDTTAQIPQPRPRPDLPTPAQQAQPRPDRTAPAPQPRPEFAQPAPRREVAPPRANEYHPPAPAVHEMPRPQPPAPRMEPRPSMPAPHMEPRPQPAPHVEQRPQPAPHMEPRPQPAPHVEAPHPSNPPPGGHDERRHQ